DNA from Mycobacterium bourgelatii:
GACCTGGGTGGTGGTCTTAAAGGTGCGCGGACTGATCCCCTCAATGCCCAACTCGGCCATGATCTTGGCGACCGTGTTCTCCGAAACTCGTTCACCCTCGGCGTGCAGGTCGGCGGTGATGCGCGGTGACCCATAGGTGCCCCGTGAGGCGCGGTGATGGGCAAGGATCTTGACCTCCAGGTCACGGCGGCGCTGCACCCGAGGTGTGGGCTCAGCAGCGGTGCAGGTATGGGCATGCTTGTAGTAGCCCGCCCTGGATACCCCGAGCAGCTCGGCCATGCGTGTCACGTCGTAGCCGGCGCACTCTGCAGCGATGAGCTCAAACCGGCTCACCTTCGATGCTGTGCTGCAAAGTACGCCGAGGCTTTTTCCAGGAAAGCGATGTCCTTCGCCTGCTCGGCCACCCGCGCGCGCAGTGCCACCAACTCCGCGCGCTCATCGACCGAAAGCCCTTCACCACCACCAGGGTCCGGCCGACCGCCAGCTGCGGCC
Protein-coding regions in this window:
- a CDS encoding transposase; translated protein: MPRSRRSFSPEYRVEAAHRVIDGNRRVSEVARELDLNENLLHKWVRDERRRMAAAAAGGRPDPGGGEGLSVDERAELVALRARVAEQAKDIAFLEKASAYFAAQHRR
- a CDS encoding IS3 family transposase; the encoded protein is MSRFELIAAECAGYDVTRMAELLGVSRAGYYKHAHTCTAAEPTPRVQRRRDLEVKILAHHRASRGTYGSPRITADLHAEGERVSENTVAKIMAELGIEGISPRTFKTTTQVDPAASFPPDLVGRCFDQGRIDAVWSSDITYLCCGDGDMFLCAIRDEHSRRAGLGR